In Nitrospirae bacterium YQR-1, the genomic stretch AAAATCTTGCAAAACGCTCATTGGCTATTTCAAGTCCGGGCATCCTGCCCCTGATGATTCTTTCCTGATTGGTTAAGTCGTAGGTTTTGACGCCGGCTTCATCACCGGCAGCCGGTTCAGTATCTATGCTCCCTGCCTGTACTCCTTTTAACAGGGCATCAATTTCATCTTGTGACAGTATCTTATTCATAATTTTCCTTAGTTTATTGCACTACAAAGTCTGTAAAATAAATATTTGTTATTAAATCCTCTCCCAGAGCCTGATTAACCCTTGCAAGCATTTCATCTTTTAACATTAACTTACCGTCCGGGCCGGAGACGGATTCCAGCGATTTAGAACTTAGCAAGATAATAATGGCGTCTCTGAGAATGGGCAGTTTCTCTTTCATCTCAGCCTCCATTTTTTTATCCTCTATTTCAACTTGTACCGTTATTTTCATATATCTGCCGGCCTCAATCAGATTTACTACAAATGGATCAAGCGGTAGTATGGCGGCGTGAATATCTTTTGGTTTCTTTTTCTCCTTATGTTCTTTTTTTTCCGGTTTCTTCTCTTCATGCTTTTCCACCTTCTTTTCCACCTGTTCAGGGGCACCGGCGGCATCGTCGTGCTTTTTCAGAAATTTGTTATATCCTAAGTAGCCGGCTCCAACTAACACAAGAATGATGCCTGCAAAAATTATAAGCTGCTTCATGTTTAATTTCTTTTTTGGTTTGGGACCGTCCAGCTGTTCTTCTTCAGAATCTTCTTTTTGCATAATCTTTGCACACCCCCCATTCTATAAATTTCACCTTATACTTAATAATATCAAATTTCATGCCAGAGTGCAATAGCTAATAAAACCGTCTCTTTTATACACATAGAGAGCAATTAATATGTCAATGAATTGACAAAAAGCCGCCTTTTGAACACTCACAGGAGAGAAGCCGATGAGGGAGGCTGAGTCGAGGTTTTTTTCAGGACATACACACACATGACACAGTCCCTGTGGCCGGAAATGACGGAGAAAGAAGGGTTTCTTTAAGATATGTGATATAATAACCGATAAAAAACCTAATGATACTTACATCACTACTGTTGATAAAAGCACCGTAACAATGATAGATTTTAAGTAGGTGGTATTGATAAGATGAAAATGCGAGTGCTTAAGCTCTCAACTGCAATGGTAGGGAAACCCCTGGATAAGCCCCTGTATGATGAAAATGGTAATCTGATGCTTGGGCGCGGCTATGTCATGACCGACAAAGACGTTGCCAAAATATCACGTGCAATAGTAATAGAGCCGGAGGGGGATGAGGTTATCCCTGAGGAAGATGAAGACATTGACATAGAGCAAATAGTTGATGCTGACCTGCCTTTTGAAAACCTTGACTTGCTTAACATAAAAATAGACGGACTGTTTGACAATTTAAAAAGAGAGAAGGATTTTCAGAAGAAAGTCCGTAATTCCGCCAAAATTGTTCAGGATGTTTGCAGTATTGATGAGGACTTAGCCCTTGGAACTATAATGCTTGAACATGAATCGCGTTACACGGTTAAACATCCTATTCATACGGCGATAGTGAGTGAAATAGTGACAAAGAAAATGGGCTGGTCTCAGGAAGAACGTGCTAATCTCATCTCTGCCGCATTAACAATGAATATTGGAATGATAGAACTTCAGGAAAGGCTTCATTTTCAACAGGAGCCGCTTTCACCGTATCAGAAAGAGGAGGTAAACAAGCACCCGTTAGAGGGCGTTAAAGTACTTAAACAGTTTGGTGTTAAAAACGATCTATGGCTTACCGCCGTGCTTCAGCACCATGAGATGCTTGACGGCACCGGTTATCCTTCAAAACTAAAAGACAAAGGCATAGAGGAACCATCCAGAGTAATAGCTCTTGCAGATATTTACTGTGCACGGGTCTCCGGCAGGCATTACCGCAAACCACTGTTGCCCACGGTTGCACTGAAGGAATTATTTCTCAATAAAAACGAAAGTCTCGATCCTGATATATCCGCCGTATTTATTAAAAACCTCGGTATATATCCCCCGGGCACTTTCGTACAGCTGGCAAACAATGAGATTGCTATTGTTACGCAAAGGGGAGAGAGAATTAACGCTCCAATTGCTTATACGGTGTTAAGGCATAATAACAAGGTGCCGACTGTTGCCATAAAAAGAGATACATCTTTAGATGAGTTTACCGTTAAAACAATTGTACCTCCTTCTAAAGTAAATGTTATAATAAACCGTTACCAGTTGTGGGGATATGGCGTGTTTAAGCGTGCCAAGGTCGCTAAACGCAAGCAGCAGAGAATTCAGGTAACAATACCTGCAAAGGTACTGGAGCTTCAAACTATTTCCACTTACGATGCTGTTATTCTAAATATAAGCAACAATGGATGCTTTATCAGAATTCAGACCGCAACGGATAAGGAATTCCAATATAATAAGGAGTTCTATATCACATTCCGGCTGCTTAACAGAACTCTTGAAAACATACAAGCCACATCAAGGTCAATACAGCGTAAGTACGACCACTCACTTGTCGGCATGGAATTTGTTAACCTTACTGCAGAACATGCAGAAATTGTAAAGACTTTTGTTAACTCACAATCTTAAACCGTTAAGGAGCTTGTGACGATGCTGACAAAGTTAATCGGATGACTGCTACTTGGTATTAGTGCTCCGGTTACTACTCCGGAATTTTATTAAAGAAGTAAGCGGCGACACTGCCAAAGGAGACAGGAATGACCCATGCGGAAAGAAATGCCGGTAAAATCCCCGAGTACCCCAGAGATATGGCCATGGCAAAGAAAATCCAGTAAATGAGACTTATGGCAATGGAGAGCCCCACGTTGATTATGTTGCCTCCCATTTTAAACCGTGCCGATATGGAGAGCCCCAACAACACCATAACCATGCACGTAAACGGATACGAGAGCTTTGCATTTAAGTCAACGAGCACCCTCTGGTTGTTATAGCCGGCAACTCTCAGCCTGCTGTTATGTTTGTATAAATCCACAAAGGACATTTCATCAGAAATCATAACGCTTTCATCATAAATGTTGGTGGTTTTAAACTCTTCAAAATGCAGCTCTTTGACTTTTGAGGCGCTCATTGCACCGAGGTCGTATTTCAGCGCCTCATCCATGACCCAGAGCGTACCGTTGAAGTAGCATCTCTTACCTCTTATAATTTCAGCCAGTTTGCCGCCCTCTGTGATAAATATGCTTACGTCGGTCAGTGATTTATCCTCAGGTTGATAGCTGGAGGCGTAGATAATCATATTGCCCTTTTCCATAAACCACACATCCTTTGTTTTAAATACAAGGCGTTCTTTTTTGTTTTTAATCTTAAAAAGCAGGTTGTTGGCATAGAGGTTAAATTTGCCGGCAATAAATTCATCAACCGCAAAGTCAAAAATTGAGACCATAAGCGCCATAATAATAACAGGCAGAAAGAGCTTCTTTAACCTTCCACCGGAGGCTTTAACAGCAACCAGTTCGCCGGCTTTGGATGCATGGCCAAACACAACAAGCACTGCCATCAACACTGCCATAGGCAGCAGATACTTTAAATACTTAGGCAGCACATAAACCCAGTACAAGGCAAAATCGTTAAAACCGGGAGAGAATTTAACCAGCTTATCGAGTTTGTCTATAACCTCAAACAAGGCAATTAAAACTGAAAGACCGAGGGAGACGATAAACACAACTGAAGCTGTCTCCTTTACGTAAAGTCTTGTGAGGATTTTCATCGTTTGGTCATCCTGCTGAAAAAGACCGACGTAAATGTTAGGAGAATTATAAGAGGAAGCCATCCGCTTACGTAGTGAGGCAGTTTTCCGGTACGTGCCAGCTTTTCAAAATAAATAAGGCCGCTGTAGTAGGTTATAAAGACCAGCATGGCAAGACTCAGCTCTCCCAGCCTGCCGGTCTTTTTGGAGGCAAAGGCTATTGCAGGGGCAAGGGCACTGAGTACCAGCACGATTAACGGCAGGGCAAGCCTTCTATGTAACTCTAAAAGTACCTGGATTCTTTCCTCTCCCTCTGTTTCCTGTGCCCTTGCAAGTATCTCAGCAGGGGTAAGCTCGCTTATCTGAGAGCTTATCTGTGGAGTCAGGTTAAGTATCATGTTGTAGCTGCTGAAAGTTATTTTCGTTAAGTCCAGGCCCTCCGGCAAAAACACCTCTCCATCTTTAAGGATGAAGCCTATCTTTGTGCCTCCATATACAGATATAATTCCCTCTCTTGCGAAAATGGTAAAGGAACGTGCAGGGTCCCTCTTATCGTAAATAAAAATGTCGTTAAGAATATCCGCAGCCGGTTTCTTTTTGACTAAAATAACAACATCTTTAAATAATGTATAAAAGTTTCCCTCCTTTATTGCCCTGGGCGATTTAGTTGTAATCAGCT encodes the following:
- a CDS encoding PilZ domain-containing protein, with protein sequence MKMRVLKLSTAMVGKPLDKPLYDENGNLMLGRGYVMTDKDVAKISRAIVIEPEGDEVIPEEDEDIDIEQIVDADLPFENLDLLNIKIDGLFDNLKREKDFQKKVRNSAKIVQDVCSIDEDLALGTIMLEHESRYTVKHPIHTAIVSEIVTKKMGWSQEERANLISAALTMNIGMIELQERLHFQQEPLSPYQKEEVNKHPLEGVKVLKQFGVKNDLWLTAVLQHHEMLDGTGYPSKLKDKGIEEPSRVIALADIYCARVSGRHYRKPLLPTVALKELFLNKNESLDPDISAVFIKNLGIYPPGTFVQLANNEIAIVTQRGERINAPIAYTVLRHNNKVPTVAIKRDTSLDEFTVKTIVPPSKVNVIINRYQLWGYGVFKRAKVAKRKQQRIQVTIPAKVLELQTISTYDAVILNISNNGCFIRIQTATDKEFQYNKEFYITFRLLNRTLENIQATSRSIQRKYDHSLVGMEFVNLTAEHAEIVKTFVNSQS
- a CDS encoding LptF/LptG family permease, which encodes MKSKIKIIEKYILKEIFYNFVLSLLAFNLVLMMERILKFSMLLSGVGASLWDFLGIIVLIQPQLFLLTIPMSLMSAVMFTYGRLNTDNELTILRTCGMSFLSVSRPVFFFGFICFTLSLFNSFYLGPKTAKELRLSITELITTKSPRAIKEGNFYTLFKDVVILVKKKPAADILNDIFIYDKRDPARSFTIFAREGIISVYGGTKIGFILKDGEVFLPEGLDLTKITFSSYNMILNLTPQISSQISELTPAEILARAQETEGEERIQVLLELHRRLALPLIVLVLSALAPAIAFASKKTGRLGELSLAMLVFITYYSGLIYFEKLARTGKLPHYVSGWLPLIILLTFTSVFFSRMTKR
- a CDS encoding flagellar basal body-associated FliL family protein yields the protein MQKEDSEEEQLDGPKPKKKLNMKQLIIFAGIILVLVGAGYLGYNKFLKKHDDAAGAPEQVEKKVEKHEEKKPEKKEHKEKKKPKDIHAAILPLDPFVVNLIEAGRYMKITVQVEIEDKKMEAEMKEKLPILRDAIIILLSSKSLESVSGPDGKLMLKDEMLARVNQALGEDLITNIYFTDFVVQ
- a CDS encoding LptF/LptG family permease; this encodes MKILTRLYVKETASVVFIVSLGLSVLIALFEVIDKLDKLVKFSPGFNDFALYWVYVLPKYLKYLLPMAVLMAVLVVFGHASKAGELVAVKASGGRLKKLFLPVIIMALMVSIFDFAVDEFIAGKFNLYANNLLFKIKNKKERLVFKTKDVWFMEKGNMIIYASSYQPEDKSLTDVSIFITEGGKLAEIIRGKRCYFNGTLWVMDEALKYDLGAMSASKVKELHFEEFKTTNIYDESVMISDEMSFVDLYKHNSRLRVAGYNNQRVLVDLNAKLSYPFTCMVMVLLGLSISARFKMGGNIINVGLSIAISLIYWIFFAMAISLGYSGILPAFLSAWVIPVSFGSVAAYFFNKIPE